One stretch of Halorientalis litorea DNA includes these proteins:
- a CDS encoding ParA family protein, which yields MTESPRGWGVTPSTGIPTIAFGNQKGGTGKTTATINSAAALASREHDVLAIDMDPQADMTKGLGLGPGDDNDPSSPKNDLPNTLATDDANLLDVLVDNPRTDDTTLSEIMIHSDDYEHLNFDLVPSHKDMGLARDWMDDAGARLSLKVALEELVDDGYDYDFILIDCPPDLSVLTDAAFIAAQNVFLAAQTQATSRDALDDLWDQLESIEDNQQIEIAIVGLLANMYRDDGQSQKFLEAFDESYASLAPIFKLPMRVAIQRAWDNGCDIFEWEDANDQQVERDLFLEVAETMERAFDKTQVEV from the coding sequence ATGACCGAGTCACCTCGTGGCTGGGGCGTCACACCATCGACTGGCATTCCCACGATCGCCTTCGGCAATCAGAAGGGCGGGACTGGCAAAACAACGGCGACGATAAACAGTGCAGCGGCACTGGCCTCGCGAGAACACGATGTCCTCGCGATCGATATGGATCCACAGGCCGATATGACGAAAGGCCTGGGACTCGGCCCGGGCGACGACAACGATCCATCAAGCCCGAAGAACGACCTTCCAAATACGCTCGCTACGGATGATGCAAATCTTCTCGACGTCCTCGTCGACAATCCGCGCACTGACGACACGACTCTTTCAGAAATTATGATCCACAGCGACGATTACGAACACCTGAATTTCGATCTCGTACCGAGCCACAAGGACATGGGGCTTGCCCGGGATTGGATGGACGACGCAGGCGCTCGTCTCTCGTTGAAAGTTGCTCTCGAAGAGTTGGTCGACGACGGCTACGACTACGATTTTATTTTGATCGACTGCCCCCCTGATCTCTCGGTCCTGACGGATGCAGCGTTCATCGCGGCGCAAAACGTCTTCCTGGCTGCGCAAACCCAAGCGACATCCCGGGATGCTCTAGACGATCTCTGGGATCAGCTGGAATCCATCGAGGACAACCAACAGATCGAGATTGCGATCGTGGGACTGCTGGCAAACATGTACAGAGACGATGGTCAGTCACAGAAGTTCCTGGAGGCATTTGACGAGTCATATGCGTCACTAGCGCCGATCTTCAAGCTTCCAATGCGGGTAGCGATACAGCGCGCGTGGGACAACGGCTGCGATATTTTCGAATGGGAGGACGCCAACGACCAGCAAGTCGAGCGCGACCTCTTCCTGGAGGTTGCTGAGACGATGGAACGGGCGTTCGACAAAACGCAGGTGGAGGTGTAA